Proteins from a single region of bacterium:
- a CDS encoding thymidine phosphorylase, translated as MQLYELIRRKRDRGRLSDEEIEELVSSYAAGRVPDYQMAAMLMAIFFRGMTAEETAALTLAMMNSGDVFDLSDIPGPRVDKHSTGGVGDKVSLILAPLVAACGVNVPMVSGRTLGHTGGTLDKLESIPGFRTDLTFAQFKKNLLDNGLCMMGQTKRMCPADRKLYGLRDVTATVDSIPLIAASIMSKKLAEGVDGLVLDVKTGSGAFMTRTAQARKLARTMIAIGTQLGKRVVALVTDMSEPLGEAVGNAVEVVEAIEALKGRWRPDLAEVTLALGGEMLMLAGVARDPAQARRLLMRALSHGTGLEKFRLMVKAQGGDPRVVDDYGLLPQPKHRAEVRAESAGFIRSIDALQAGLLGVRLGVGRENLESKIDHSAGFRFKRKVGDRVAKDDVVAEVAGSNETAVRDTAGRLRAFITIGATAPRASGMVVARLTGRE; from the coding sequence ATGCAATTGTATGAGTTGATACGGCGCAAGCGCGACCGAGGTCGTCTGAGCGACGAGGAGATCGAGGAGCTGGTCTCTTCATACGCGGCGGGCAGGGTGCCCGACTATCAGATGGCCGCGATGTTGATGGCGATCTTTTTCCGCGGGATGACGGCCGAGGAGACCGCGGCCCTGACTCTGGCGATGATGAACTCGGGGGATGTGTTCGACCTGTCGGATATCCCGGGCCCGAGGGTGGATAAGCACTCGACCGGCGGAGTCGGGGACAAGGTGTCGCTCATTCTCGCGCCGCTGGTCGCGGCCTGCGGGGTGAATGTGCCGATGGTCTCTGGCCGTACGCTCGGGCACACCGGCGGGACTCTGGACAAGCTCGAGTCGATTCCCGGCTTCCGTACCGACCTTACGTTCGCGCAGTTCAAGAAGAACCTGCTGGACAACGGGCTCTGCATGATGGGACAGACGAAGCGGATGTGTCCGGCTGACCGGAAGCTGTACGGGCTGCGCGATGTGACCGCCACCGTGGATTCGATACCGTTGATTGCGGCCAGCATCATGTCGAAGAAGCTGGCCGAGGGAGTGGACGGACTGGTGCTGGACGTGAAGACCGGCAGCGGCGCGTTCATGACCCGTACCGCGCAGGCGCGGAAGCTGGCGCGGACGATGATTGCCATCGGCACGCAATTGGGCAAGAGGGTTGTCGCACTGGTCACGGACATGTCGGAGCCGCTCGGGGAGGCGGTCGGGAACGCGGTCGAAGTGGTCGAGGCGATTGAGGCACTCAAGGGACGATGGCGGCCCGACCTGGCCGAGGTGACACTGGCGCTGGGCGGGGAGATGTTGATGCTGGCCGGCGTGGCGAGAGACCCGGCCCAGGCGCGGCGGCTTTTGATGCGGGCGCTCTCCCATGGAACCGGGTTGGAGAAGTTCAGGCTGATGGTCAAGGCACAGGGCGGAGACCCGCGGGTCGTGGACGACTACGGTCTGCTGCCGCAGCCCAAACATCGAGCCGAAGTCCGCGCGGAATCCGCCGGGTTCATTCGAAGCATCGATGCGCTGCAGGCGGGGCTGCTGGGAGTCCGGCTTGGAGTCGGCCGCGAGAACCTCGAATCGAAGATAGACCACAGCGCCGGGTTCCGGTTCAAACGCAAGGTCGGGGACCGGGTTGCGAAGGACGACGTGGTTGCCGAGGTGGCGGGCTCGAACGAGACCGCAGTGCGGGACACCGCGGGACGTCTCCGGGCGTTCATAACGATTGGCGCCACCGCGCCGCGGGCGAGCGGGATGGTCGTCGCCCGGCTGACGGGGAGGGAGTGA